ATCGTACCCGATTCGCCGGTTTTTGTCTGCGAGGTGCTTCGCCTGGAATGCGGCAAGATCCAGCGGATGGCCTACATGGCGCAAGCCACCGGTTGTTCGACAGAACTCAAGAGATCTTGGACTTCTTGGAGAACCGCGGCCAAATCGATCTCGATATCCGCCTCAGTCCCGACATGCCCAGGCCGGCGGACCGCCCGCCCGAAATAAACGCGAAAGGCAAGTTCATTGAGGTGCGAAAGACAGTGAAAATAGCGACACGGACGTGACGTAGGGGAGATTTCGAGTACCGCAGTCCCAGGACGGCAGTATGCCAGGTTTGTCAGCCCAGCCCCGTGCGGACCGACCACGATTTCCGCTCGCTGAAATAGCTCGACCTGTTCTTTCACGGTTAGCAATTCCAAACGCACGCACTCAAAACCCAGCTTCTGCAGGGCGATGATCAGCTTCTCTTCGTCCACGATGCGGCGAGAACTGCACGACGTTCGCGGGATGTAAAGTCGGGTACGCTCTGAGCTTCCGTATTTACTCCAAGATTGCGAGCGCATGGAATCGCGAAGGAATTCAATCCCGGTGGGATGAGGATAGCCTCCGTCACGCCCTAAGACGATCAACTCGTCGGCTTGCAGATGGGTGTACCGTCCCATCCGCAGGATTTTTGATTCCTCGATACCCAGCAGCGTTAAAGACTGGACCATGAACGGTTTGCGATTGGGGGCCGCGACCCAATCGAACTCGATGCCCGACTCTTGCAAGAGTCGAAGCTGCGACATGATTTCGATCGTCCAGTGATAGTAGTTTCTCTGGGCGCAGCTGTTGGTCAGCACCAGCAAACGACCTGGTACCTTCGTGGGTCGTGGGACATAAACCACTTCGCCAGCGTGCGGAAAGACGTGATGAAACCCGTCGCCGTTCAGATCGAGGATCTCTTGCTGATCTTTCGTCAGCACAAACCCGTAACGACAGAACAGGCTTCCTTGGGAGACAATCGCCATCATTGCTCCCGGATGATCAATTGTCGCCTTCCCCTCCCAAGCAGCCATCTCAGCTTGTTCGGCCTCTGAAAGCATTTCAAGCTGCTCAGGAATTTCATCGACCCGTCCTGACATGGACCATTCAGGAAAGATCGAATGCAGGGCCGGTTCGATATGCTGAAGCGAGATTCCGCTTACCTGAGCCAGGTCAATGTACTGTGTACACTGCGAACGGCTAGGAACTGCCAACCCGCGTCGTCGCCACCACAGCTGAAGCACGTGGTTACGTAAGTCCTTAACAGGTTGAAATTTCAGACGCATCCTGGCTCGTTCCGATGGGCAGATTTCGTGGTCAGAAACCTACCGTAATTCCGGGTGGAATCGCAATAGAGATGCGCGCCGTACCGACTGCTAGCGACCCAGATATCGCTTAAGAATCTAGGCGTTACCTTCCGCCTGATTGCTCTTCAAAATCCGATCCAACAGCCCATTAACAAACTGAGGGCTGTGCTTGCCCCCAAACCGCTTGGCCAGTTCGACCGCTTCGTTGATGGCAACACGAGCCGGAGTGTTCGAGTACAGAATCTCAAAAGCCCCTAGACGCAACAAGTTGCGATCGGTGGCGGCCATACGTCTTAGGCTCCAGTTGTCAGCGAAACGCTCCAACTGCTGATCGATCTTCTTACGATGCTCGCGCGTGCCGACCAACAGGTACCGGCCGAACTCGATCAGGTTTTCATCCTGGTTCAAACGCGCACGGAGGAATTCATCCGCCAGACGCGGATCTGCGTCGGGGTTAAGGTCTTCCTGATAAAGGATTTGCAGAACTACTTCGCGCGCTCGACTACGTCTTGCCATGGGTCTTTAGAGAGTGCCTCGTCTCGAATTGCAGCCGTTTGATGAAAGGGTGGGTCAGGTGAACCAAACGGATTGATGAATTATAGCGAGCGAGCCTAGATCATGTTTCCGACTGAGGAAGATTTCGGAGAAGTCCCATCATTTCCAGGGCAGCTTCCGCCGCTTCTACCCCCTTATTGCCGACCGCCCCCCCTGCTCGACTGATCGCTTGCTCGACGGTGTTACAAGTCAGTACACCGAATGCAACCGGCAACTCACATTCTAACGCTAAGTTACCGAGGGTCTGGCTGACCTGGGTGTTGATGTGGACATCGTGCGTGGTTTCGCCCCGGATAACACATCCCAGACAGATCACAGCCGCGTAATTGCCACTGCGAGCCATGACGGCTGCTGCCAGGGGAATTTCCCAAGCGCCGGGCACCTTGGCCACGTCAACGTTGCCTTCTTCAATCCCGCGACTAGCAAGCGTCTCTAACGAGCCCGTTAAAAGTTTGCCGGTAATCGAATCGTTATAGGTCGAAACGACAATCGCGACGCGTAGGCCAGTCGCCTGAAAATCAGTTCCAGTGTAAGTATTCGCCACGATCGCCTCGAACGAAAATGCATGTTTCAGAAGGGAATGGAAAGCCAATCACCAAAGCCTAGTGGTGAGGCCGGCGCAGTTTCGCCGAGAATGATTGCCCGGCGACAACACGGCACCACAATTCGGGCCGTGCCGGAGGGTCGAAACCTGCGAGTCTTACTGCAGATTCATACTCATCAGAAATTCTGCATTGGTCTTGTACTTACCCATATGGCTAAGCAGGAATTCCATTGCGTCTGGAGCATTCATTTCGTTGAGTACACGTCGCAAGATGCAAACTCGGCGATACTCTTCAGGATCCATCAACATCTCTTCGCGACGGGTACCGCTCGCGTTGATATCGATAGCTGGCCAGATACGGCGGTCGACCATGCGTCGGTCGAGCGCAATCTCTTGATTGCCAGTTCCCTTGAATTCCTCAAAGATCACGTCATCCATGCGGCTGCCGGTATCGACCAAAGCCGTTGCGATGATCGTTAGCGAGCCCCCTTCTTCGACCTTACGGGCCGAACCGAGGAAACGCTTCGGTCGCTGCAAAGCATTGGCATCCAAACCGCCGGAAAGCAGCTTACCCGACGGCGGGCATTCGCTATTCCAGGCGCGGGCCAAGCGAGTAATCGAATCGAGGAAGATCACCACGTCGGTGCCAAACTCAACCATTCGTTTCGCCTTCTCGATCACCATTTCGGCAACCTGAACGTGGCGCGATGGCGGTTCGTCGAAGGTCGAACTGATCACTTCACA
The Blastopirellula marina genome window above contains:
- a CDS encoding glycosyltransferase family 61 protein, which translates into the protein MRLKFQPVKDLRNHVLQLWWRRRGLAVPSRSQCTQYIDLAQVSGISLQHIEPALHSIFPEWSMSGRVDEIPEQLEMLSEAEQAEMAAWEGKATIDHPGAMMAIVSQGSLFCRYGFVLTKDQQEILDLNGDGFHHVFPHAGEVVYVPRPTKVPGRLLVLTNSCAQRNYYHWTIEIMSQLRLLQESGIEFDWVAAPNRKPFMVQSLTLLGIEESKILRMGRYTHLQADELIVLGRDGGYPHPTGIEFLRDSMRSQSWSKYGSSERTRLYIPRTSCSSRRIVDEEKLIIALQKLGFECVRLELLTVKEQVELFQRAEIVVGPHGAGLTNLAYCRPGTAVLEISPTSRPCRYFHCLSHLNELAFRVYFGRAVRRPGHVGTEADIEIDLAAVLQEVQDLLSSVEQPVACAM
- the nusB gene encoding transcription antitermination factor NusB; the encoded protein is MARRSRAREVVLQILYQEDLNPDADPRLADEFLRARLNQDENLIEFGRYLLVGTREHRKKIDQQLERFADNWSLRRMAATDRNLLRLGAFEILYSNTPARVAINEAVELAKRFGGKHSPQFVNGLLDRILKSNQAEGNA
- the ribH gene encoding 6,7-dimethyl-8-ribityllumazine synthase — its product is MANTYTGTDFQATGLRVAIVVSTYNDSITGKLLTGSLETLASRGIEEGNVDVAKVPGAWEIPLAAAVMARSGNYAAVICLGCVIRGETTHDVHINTQVSQTLGNLALECELPVAFGVLTCNTVEQAISRAGGAVGNKGVEAAEAALEMMGLLRNLPQSET